In the genome of Nisaea sediminum, one region contains:
- a CDS encoding acyl-CoA dehydrogenase family protein, with protein MHFGLSEEQQMIVSTVREFVETEIYPHEAEVERTGEVRPELAEAIKQKCLDIGFYASNFPEEVGGGGLSHLDFALVERELGRGSMALTHFFGRPQNILMACKGEQIERYLTPAVKGERMDALAMTEPGAGSDVRGMSCAAKRDGGDWVVNGTKHFISGADHADFVIVFVATGEEETPRGPKKKITAFLVDRGTPGFTIRDGYRSVSHRGYKNMILEFDDCRLPDAQVLGEVDGGFAVMNEWLYATRITVATMAVGRARRCFDMGLAYAAERKQFGQQIGKFQGVSFQLADMITEIDAADWLTLSAAWRLDQGLPANREIASAKVFASEMLARITDATLQIYGGMGLMDDFPIERFWRDARVERIWDGTSEIQRHIISRELLRPLGA; from the coding sequence ATGCATTTCGGGCTCAGCGAAGAACAGCAGATGATCGTCTCGACGGTGCGCGAGTTCGTCGAAACCGAGATCTATCCGCATGAGGCCGAAGTCGAGCGCACCGGCGAGGTGCGTCCGGAATTGGCCGAGGCGATCAAGCAGAAGTGCCTCGATATCGGCTTCTATGCTTCCAACTTCCCCGAAGAGGTCGGCGGCGGCGGGCTTTCGCACCTCGATTTCGCCCTGGTCGAGCGCGAGCTCGGCCGCGGCTCCATGGCACTGACCCATTTCTTCGGGCGCCCGCAGAACATCCTGATGGCCTGCAAGGGCGAGCAGATCGAGCGCTACCTGACGCCTGCGGTGAAGGGCGAGCGGATGGACGCGCTCGCCATGACCGAGCCTGGCGCGGGCTCGGACGTGCGCGGCATGAGCTGCGCGGCGAAGCGGGACGGCGGAGACTGGGTGGTGAACGGCACCAAGCATTTCATCTCCGGCGCCGACCACGCGGATTTCGTCATCGTCTTCGTTGCGACCGGCGAGGAGGAGACGCCGCGCGGGCCGAAAAAGAAGATCACCGCCTTCCTGGTCGACCGCGGTACGCCCGGCTTCACCATCCGCGACGGCTACAGGTCGGTCAGCCATCGCGGTTACAAGAACATGATCCTCGAGTTCGACGATTGCCGCCTGCCGGACGCGCAGGTGCTCGGCGAGGTCGATGGCGGCTTCGCGGTGATGAACGAGTGGCTCTACGCGACGCGCATCACCGTCGCCACCATGGCGGTCGGACGGGCCCGGCGCTGCTTCGATATGGGGCTCGCCTATGCCGCCGAGCGCAAGCAGTTCGGCCAGCAGATCGGCAAGTTCCAGGGCGTCAGCTTCCAGCTCGCCGACATGATCACCGAGATCGACGCGGCAGACTGGCTGACCCTTTCGGCCGCCTGGCGGCTGGATCAGGGACTTCCGGCGAACCGCGAGATCGCCAGCGCCAAGGTTTTCGCCTCGGAGATGCTGGCGCGGATCACCGACGCGACGCTGCAGATCTATGGCGGCATGGGGCTGATGGACGATTTCCCGATAGAGCGCTTCTGGCGCGATGCACGGGTCGAACGGATCTGGGACGGCACCTCGGAAATCCAGCGTCACATCATAAGCCGGGAACTGCTCCGGCCGCTCGGCGCCTGA
- a CDS encoding carnitine 3-dehydrogenase — protein MSAAGKTAAVIGGGVIGGAWAARFLLNGWDVRLFDPDPEAGRKMSEVLRNARHALPMLYDTALPPEGTLTHVNTIAEAVAGADYIQESVPERLDLKHKVLAEIEAAAAADTPVGSSTSGFKPSELREGAKHPGRIVVAHPFNPVYLLPLIELVPGEGGDTAVVEKAEALLRSVGLFPLRVRAEIDAHIADRFLEAVWREALWLVKDGIATTEEIDNAIRYGFGLRWAQMGLFETYRIAGGEAGMAHFIAQFGPCLQWPWTKLMDVPDLTDELVKQIADQSDAQSGALSIRELERLRDNNLVAMMRALKQQGAAAGKLIAEHETGLPKPAQAGDLVRTVDRIVPVDWTDYNGHMNESRYGQVFSDAADAMMKLVGADEAYIESGKSYFTVDARIRYLNETLAGQRIHVVSQVLEGKGKKYRVFHRMKNEAGEELATGEQLMIHVDLTTRRSSVPDDAVLAKVEALAASHATLPQPDEGELL, from the coding sequence ATGAGCGCGGCGGGCAAGACAGCCGCAGTCATCGGCGGCGGCGTTATCGGCGGCGCCTGGGCGGCGCGTTTCCTGTTGAACGGCTGGGACGTCCGCCTGTTCGATCCGGATCCGGAAGCCGGGCGCAAGATGTCGGAAGTGCTCCGCAACGCGCGCCACGCGCTGCCGATGCTCTACGACACGGCATTGCCGCCGGAAGGCACGCTGACCCACGTGAACACGATCGCCGAGGCGGTCGCCGGAGCGGATTACATCCAGGAGAGCGTGCCGGAGCGGCTCGACCTTAAACACAAGGTCCTTGCCGAGATCGAGGCGGCGGCCGCTGCCGACACGCCGGTCGGCTCCTCCACCTCCGGCTTCAAGCCGTCGGAGCTGCGCGAGGGCGCGAAACATCCGGGGCGGATCGTCGTCGCCCATCCCTTCAACCCGGTCTACCTACTGCCATTGATCGAGCTGGTGCCGGGCGAGGGCGGCGACACGGCCGTGGTCGAAAAGGCCGAGGCGCTGCTGCGCTCGGTCGGCCTCTTCCCGCTCCGGGTCCGGGCCGAGATCGACGCCCATATCGCCGACCGCTTCCTCGAGGCGGTCTGGCGCGAGGCGCTCTGGCTGGTGAAGGACGGCATTGCGACGACGGAGGAGATCGACAACGCGATCCGCTACGGTTTCGGTCTGCGATGGGCGCAGATGGGACTGTTCGAAACCTACCGTATCGCCGGCGGCGAGGCCGGGATGGCGCATTTCATCGCGCAGTTCGGCCCGTGCCTTCAGTGGCCCTGGACCAAGCTGATGGATGTGCCGGACCTGACGGACGAACTGGTGAAACAGATCGCCGACCAGTCCGACGCCCAGTCCGGCGCGCTTTCGATCCGCGAACTGGAACGTCTGCGCGACAACAATCTCGTCGCCATGATGCGCGCCCTGAAGCAGCAGGGCGCGGCCGCGGGCAAGCTGATCGCGGAACACGAGACCGGCCTTCCGAAACCGGCGCAGGCGGGCGATCTCGTCCGTACAGTCGACCGCATCGTGCCGGTCGACTGGACCGACTATAACGGCCACATGAACGAGAGCCGCTACGGCCAGGTCTTCTCCGACGCGGCCGACGCGATGATGAAGCTGGTCGGCGCCGACGAGGCCTATATCGAGAGCGGCAAGAGCTACTTCACCGTCGACGCCCGTATCCGTTACCTGAACGAGACGCTCGCCGGGCAGCGCATCCATGTCGTGAGCCAGGTGCTGGAGGGCAAGGGCAAGAAATACCGTGTCTTCCACCGCATGAAGAACGAGGCGGGCGAGGAACTGGCGACCGGCGAGCAACTCATGATCCATGTGGATCTGACGACCCGCCGCTCCTCGGTGCCGGACGATGCGGTGTTGGCCAAGGTCGAGGCGCTCGCAGCGTCCCACGCGACCCTCCCGCAGCCTGACGAGGGGGAGCTGCTCTGA
- a CDS encoding BKACE family enzyme, with product MPLEMNREVFVTCAVTGSGGTQDRSPHVPRSPQQIAESAIAAAKAGAAVVHCHVRDPETGVPSRDLKYYREVTDRIRDAEVDVVLNLTSGMGGDLVFGKPSQPLPLIEGTDMVSAEERVAHIAECLPEICTLDCGTMNFAEKDYVMTNTPGMLDAMGSMMTELGVKPEIEAFDTGHLWLARKLVEDGVLTSPALVQLCMGVPWGAPDDLNTFMAMVNNVPTDWTWSAFSLGRNQMPYVAASVLAGGNVRVGLEDNLWLAKGQLATNAQLVEKAVTIIENLGATVIGPQAVREKLGLVKRAPK from the coding sequence ATGCCGCTTGAAATGAATCGTGAGGTCTTCGTGACCTGTGCCGTGACGGGATCCGGTGGCACCCAGGACCGCAGCCCGCACGTACCGCGCAGTCCGCAGCAGATCGCCGAAAGCGCCATCGCTGCCGCGAAAGCCGGGGCCGCCGTTGTGCATTGCCATGTGCGCGATCCCGAGACCGGCGTGCCGTCGCGCGATTTGAAATACTACCGCGAGGTCACCGACCGGATCCGCGATGCCGAGGTCGACGTGGTGCTGAACCTGACCTCCGGCATGGGCGGCGATCTGGTGTTCGGCAAACCCTCGCAGCCGCTGCCGCTGATCGAGGGCACCGACATGGTCTCCGCCGAGGAGCGGGTGGCCCACATCGCCGAGTGCCTGCCGGAAATCTGCACGCTCGATTGCGGCACGATGAACTTCGCCGAAAAAGACTACGTCATGACCAACACGCCGGGCATGCTCGACGCGATGGGCTCGATGATGACCGAGCTCGGCGTGAAGCCGGAGATCGAGGCCTTCGATACCGGCCATCTCTGGCTGGCGAGGAAACTGGTCGAGGACGGCGTGCTGACCTCTCCCGCGCTGGTGCAGCTCTGCATGGGCGTTCCCTGGGGCGCGCCGGACGATCTCAACACCTTCATGGCGATGGTGAACAACGTGCCGACCGACTGGACTTGGTCGGCCTTCTCCCTCGGGCGCAACCAGATGCCCTATGTCGCCGCCTCGGTGCTGGCCGGCGGCAATGTGCGCGTCGGGCTTGAGGACAATCTCTGGCTCGCCAAGGGTCAGCTCGCGACCAATGCGCAACTGGTCGAGAAGGCGGTCACCATCATCGAGAATCTCGGCGCGACCGTGATCGGTCCGCAGGCCGTACGCGAAAAGCTCGGCCTTGTGAAGCGGGCGCCGAAATGA
- a CDS encoding GlxA family transcriptional regulator, with translation MPIWINPQDGTQEVAVLLFDRFSNYCLANTVEPMRAANDYLGRPAYRWRLVSLDGAPVTSSSGIRLLPDGRLAEVPGGDALFVLPSYGYRTLGTPACLDALRAAARRYESLIGLDTGSWLLAEAGLLNGYAATIHFDEFDRFSERFPEVSARRERWLIDRNRMSAGGATTAFELMQHLIAATHGSVVSLEISGLFMQGEDNFRAMTAGAAGDRRVQRALTLMRGNLEAPLPIAEIARAAGCRQRDLEERFRRAFGAVPRTVYRQLRMAEALRLVREGDLSVAEIALRCGYSDPSAFTRSFRRTYGMSPSGATG, from the coding sequence ATGCCGATTTGGATCAATCCGCAGGACGGCACACAGGAAGTTGCCGTCCTGCTGTTCGACCGTTTCTCCAATTATTGTCTCGCGAACACGGTCGAACCGATGCGGGCGGCGAACGATTATCTCGGCCGTCCGGCCTATCGCTGGCGCCTGGTCAGCCTGGACGGGGCGCCGGTGACCTCCTCGAGCGGCATCCGGCTGCTGCCGGACGGCCGGCTTGCGGAGGTGCCCGGCGGCGACGCGCTGTTCGTCCTGCCGAGCTACGGCTATCGCACCCTTGGCACGCCGGCCTGTCTCGACGCCCTCCGCGCCGCCGCCCGCCGGTACGAGAGCCTGATTGGGCTCGATACCGGGAGCTGGTTGCTGGCCGAGGCCGGGCTGCTCAACGGCTATGCCGCCACCATCCATTTCGACGAGTTCGACCGCTTCTCGGAACGCTTTCCCGAGGTCTCCGCCCGGCGCGAGCGCTGGCTGATCGACCGCAACCGGATGAGCGCCGGCGGGGCAACCACCGCGTTCGAGCTGATGCAGCATCTGATCGCGGCGACCCACGGCAGCGTGGTCTCGCTGGAGATCTCAGGTCTGTTCATGCAGGGCGAGGACAATTTCCGCGCGATGACAGCGGGCGCGGCCGGCGACCGGCGCGTACAGCGGGCTCTTACCCTCATGCGGGGCAATCTCGAAGCGCCGCTCCCGATCGCTGAAATCGCGCGTGCCGCCGGTTGCCGTCAGCGCGACCTGGAAGAGCGGTTCCGGCGCGCGTTCGGCGCTGTTCCGCGAACCGTCTACAGGCAGCTCCGCATGGCGGAAGCCCTGCGTCTCGTGCGGGAAGGCGACCTGTCCGTGGCGGAAATCGCGCTACGCTGCGGCTACAGCGACCCGAGCGCCTTCACCAGGTCTTTCCGCCGGACCTACGGCATGTCGCCCAGCGGTGCGACCGGTTAG
- a CDS encoding PAS domain-containing protein — MLDPDDLIVTKTDLSGKIRYGNRTFYKFAGYGPSECIGTQHNIIRHPDMPRTVFKLLWDTLKSGDEIFAYVNNRSRNGDHYWVLAHVTPSWNEKGEIIGYHSNRRAPNRAVIRDHIEPLYAALMQIEKNSGSPKDALAAGEKHVSDLLASKGMSFNELMFALGI, encoded by the coding sequence ATGCTCGATCCGGATGACCTGATCGTCACCAAGACAGACCTTTCCGGCAAGATCCGGTACGGCAACCGGACCTTCTATAAGTTCGCCGGCTATGGGCCGTCGGAATGTATCGGGACGCAGCACAATATCATCCGTCACCCGGATATGCCGCGCACGGTCTTCAAGCTGCTCTGGGATACCCTCAAGTCCGGGGACGAGATCTTCGCCTACGTCAATAACCGCTCCAGGAACGGCGACCATTACTGGGTCCTCGCCCACGTAACGCCGAGCTGGAACGAGAAGGGCGAGATCATCGGCTATCACAGCAACCGCCGTGCCCCGAACCGCGCCGTGATCCGCGATCATATCGAACCGCTCTATGCCGCGTTGATGCAGATCGAGAAAAATAGCGGCAGCCCGAAAGACGCACTCGCGGCGGGAGAGAAGCATGTCTCCGACTTGCTCGCCTCAAAAGGCATGTCCTTCAACGAGCTCATGTTTGCATTGGGGATTTAG
- a CDS encoding methyl-accepting chemotaxis protein yields the protein MFGLSSTRDVKTAIPIIREMARGNFNLRITEISGSSETAELLHLVNDLVDRCDAYVRESAACMAHVSENKYFRKIIETGMHGDFLLAARKVNNTLETIDTRVQEFSGATHAFEATVQDIVKTVAAASEQLIATSGSMKSIASDTSERATSVAAAAEEASVNVQSVASASDQLSASITEISEQVSHASALANEAASLTDRVSERVDSLEQATGNIVGALKIISEIAEQTNLLALNATIEAARAGEAGKGFAVVASEVKALANQTSNATEEINSFVRSIEEASRHTIDGIRAISDQVNSISEANATVSAAVEEQSAATREIAGNIEQASAGTSEVTENISAVTASAQQTSTTATEVNGAATSLSTEAESLRTVVGDFLTRVRKVV from the coding sequence ATGTTCGGACTTTCCAGCACACGCGACGTCAAGACGGCCATCCCCATCATTCGGGAAATGGCGCGCGGAAACTTCAACCTCCGGATCACCGAGATCTCCGGTTCGTCCGAGACCGCCGAGCTTCTGCATCTCGTGAACGACCTGGTCGACCGCTGCGACGCCTATGTAAGGGAGTCGGCCGCCTGCATGGCCCATGTCAGCGAGAACAAGTATTTCCGCAAGATCATCGAGACCGGCATGCACGGGGACTTCCTTCTGGCCGCCCGCAAGGTCAACAACACGCTCGAGACGATCGATACGCGGGTGCAAGAGTTCTCGGGAGCGACACATGCCTTCGAGGCAACCGTGCAGGACATCGTCAAGACAGTGGCCGCCGCATCGGAACAGCTCATCGCAACCTCCGGATCAATGAAGTCGATTGCTTCCGACACCAGCGAGCGGGCGACCTCAGTCGCCGCAGCAGCGGAGGAAGCGTCGGTCAATGTGCAATCCGTCGCATCGGCATCGGACCAGCTGTCGGCCTCGATCACGGAAATCAGTGAACAGGTATCGCACGCCTCCGCGCTCGCCAACGAGGCGGCGTCATTGACGGATCGGGTCTCCGAACGGGTCGATAGCCTGGAGCAAGCGACGGGCAACATCGTCGGTGCCCTGAAGATCATCAGCGAGATCGCCGAGCAGACAAATCTCCTTGCCCTCAACGCCACCATCGAGGCGGCCAGGGCCGGGGAAGCCGGAAAAGGGTTCGCCGTGGTGGCAAGCGAGGTCAAAGCCCTGGCGAACCAGACCTCCAACGCAACCGAAGAAATCAACAGTTTCGTGCGCAGCATCGAGGAAGCCAGCCGGCACACGATCGACGGCATCCGGGCCATCTCGGACCAGGTCAATAGCATCAGCGAGGCCAATGCGACGGTTTCGGCGGCCGTCGAGGAACAATCCGCCGCGACCCGCGAGATCGCCGGGAATATCGAGCAGGCCTCCGCCGGCACCTCGGAAGTCACCGAAAACATCAGCGCGGTCACCGCTTCGGCGCAGCAGACGAGCACCACCGCAACCGAGGTGAACGGCGCCGCGACGTCACTGTCGACGGAAGCGGAATCCCTGCGCACCGTCGTCGGCGACTTCCTCACCAGGGTCCGAAAGGTGGTGTGA
- the hisH gene encoding imidazole glycerol phosphate synthase subunit HisH — MLHVIDLENCNLASVLRAFDRIGVATTTVGEPARLADAKAIVLPGVGAFAASMGKLDERGFSPVLRDLVQRDGVPLLGICLGMQLLGDASEEHGIHAGLGLVPGTVKRLRPASRADKIPHVGWADAVPAKESYLFPEQTVSSFYFDHSYHFDCDDSPDIAARARFGNEEITVAIQRGHVAGVQFHPEKSQDAGLDLLSAHLHWLRGKGRL; from the coding sequence ATGCTCCACGTTATCGATCTCGAAAACTGCAATCTGGCCTCGGTACTGCGCGCTTTCGACCGCATCGGCGTTGCGACCACGACCGTCGGGGAGCCGGCTCGACTGGCGGACGCAAAGGCGATCGTTCTGCCCGGAGTCGGCGCCTTCGCCGCCAGCATGGGCAAACTGGACGAGCGCGGCTTTTCTCCGGTGCTGCGCGATCTGGTGCAACGCGACGGCGTCCCGCTGCTCGGGATCTGTCTCGGGATGCAACTGCTGGGCGATGCCAGTGAGGAGCACGGTATCCATGCCGGTCTCGGACTGGTTCCGGGAACGGTAAAACGGCTGCGTCCCGCCAGCCGGGCCGACAAGATACCGCATGTCGGTTGGGCGGACGCGGTGCCGGCCAAGGAGAGCTACCTTTTCCCGGAGCAGACCGTCTCGAGTTTCTATTTCGATCACAGCTACCATTTCGACTGCGATGATTCCCCGGACATCGCGGCCCGCGCCCGCTTTGGCAACGAAGAAATCACTGTCGCGATCCAGCGCGGCCATGTCGCAGGGGTGCAGTTCCATCCGGAGAAGAGCCAGGATGCCGGGCTGGATCTGCTTTCGGCCCACCTCCACTGGCTGCGCGGCAAGGGCCGTCTTTAG